Proteins encoded together in one Alteribacter keqinensis window:
- a CDS encoding bifunctional cystathionine gamma-lyase/homocysteine desulfhydrase yields MKKKTQLIHGGVFGDKHTGAVSTPIYQVSTYKQDGVGNFAYEYSRTGNPTREALEKLIADLEGGHRGFAFGSGMAAIAAVMNMYKAGDHIVFTDDVYGGSYRLMTKVLNRFNLDVTFVDTSNPAKVDEVIQDNTVAIYVETPTNPLLKVTDIAEMKKLADEYSLHLIVDNTFSTPYFQNPIEQGADIVLHSATKYLGGHSDVVAGLAVVNSEQLGEELHFVQNSVGGILGPQDSWLLIRGIKTLGLRMEQTEKNTAKIVEFLESREDVSKIYYPGQPSHPGHETHKKQASGFGGMISFDVGSGERAEHVLAQTRYFTLAESLGAVESLISLPAKMTHASIPADRRAELGITDGLIRVSIGIEDADDLIEDLKQALDSK; encoded by the coding sequence ATGAAAAAGAAAACCCAACTCATTCACGGCGGCGTTTTCGGTGACAAACATACCGGTGCTGTTAGCACCCCGATTTATCAGGTAAGCACTTATAAACAGGACGGAGTCGGCAATTTTGCCTACGAATACTCCCGTACAGGAAACCCGACCCGTGAAGCACTCGAAAAGCTCATCGCAGACCTTGAAGGCGGCCACCGCGGCTTTGCCTTCGGATCTGGAATGGCGGCCATTGCAGCTGTGATGAACATGTATAAAGCAGGCGATCACATCGTGTTTACCGATGATGTGTACGGCGGATCATACCGTCTTATGACAAAAGTACTCAACAGATTTAACCTCGACGTCACATTCGTTGACACAAGCAATCCGGCAAAAGTGGACGAAGTGATCCAGGATAACACAGTTGCCATTTACGTAGAAACACCGACGAATCCACTCCTTAAAGTAACGGATATCGCTGAGATGAAGAAGCTTGCTGATGAATACAGCCTTCACTTGATCGTTGATAACACATTCAGTACGCCTTACTTCCAAAATCCGATTGAGCAAGGTGCGGATATTGTGCTCCACAGCGCAACCAAGTACCTCGGCGGACACAGTGACGTTGTTGCCGGTCTTGCGGTTGTAAACAGTGAACAACTGGGCGAAGAGCTTCACTTCGTGCAAAATTCCGTTGGGGGGATTCTGGGACCTCAGGACTCCTGGCTTCTTATCCGCGGCATTAAAACCCTCGGCCTTCGTATGGAGCAGACGGAGAAAAATACAGCGAAGATCGTTGAGTTTCTGGAAAGCCGTGAAGATGTGTCCAAGATTTATTATCCCGGACAGCCGTCCCACCCGGGTCATGAAACCCACAAAAAGCAGGCATCCGGATTTGGCGGCATGATCTCATTTGACGTAGGCAGCGGTGAGCGGGCAGAACATGTGCTTGCACAAACCCGTTACTTTACCCTGGCAGAAAGCCTCGGAGCAGTTGAGAGTCTCATCAGCCTGCCGGCAAAAATGACCCACGCCTCAATCCCTGCTGACCGCCGGGCGGAACTCGGTATTACGGACGGATTGATCCGCGTTTCCATTGGTATTGAAGATGCTGATGATCTGATTGAGGACCTGAAGCAGGCATTGGACAGTAAATAA